One region of Streptomyces rishiriensis genomic DNA includes:
- a CDS encoding VOC family protein — protein MVVRPEGIPCWADAMFSDVEAAKTFYGEVLGWTFGDASSEFGNYTQAYADGKAVAAVVPPMPGQEGQSQWCLYFASPDAAATAGKIRENGGEVLMEPMRVGDFGTMCLGREPGGAVFGVWQAGVHEGFEAPPEQPGAYCWAEVFTREPEKTDAFLPAVFPYTAKQLLDDAVDFRLFEVDGDMVLGRMKMTDEFPPEVPSYVNVYFTVDDCDDAVARATKLGGVLRFGPMDTPFGRFAAISDPQGASFSVIDVTTTAGDMPQTADVS, from the coding sequence GTTCAGCGATGTGGAGGCCGCCAAGACCTTCTACGGCGAGGTCCTCGGCTGGACCTTCGGCGATGCGTCGTCGGAGTTCGGCAACTACACCCAGGCGTACGCGGACGGCAAGGCGGTGGCCGCCGTCGTCCCGCCGATGCCCGGCCAGGAGGGCCAGTCGCAGTGGTGCCTGTACTTCGCCTCCCCGGACGCCGCCGCGACCGCCGGCAAGATCCGTGAGAACGGCGGCGAGGTGCTGATGGAGCCGATGCGGGTGGGCGACTTCGGCACGATGTGCCTGGGCCGCGAACCCGGCGGCGCCGTGTTCGGCGTCTGGCAGGCGGGCGTCCACGAGGGCTTCGAGGCGCCGCCCGAGCAGCCCGGCGCGTACTGCTGGGCCGAGGTCTTCACCCGCGAACCGGAGAAGACGGACGCGTTCCTGCCGGCCGTGTTCCCCTACACGGCGAAGCAGCTCCTGGACGACGCGGTCGACTTCCGGCTGTTCGAGGTGGACGGCGACATGGTCCTGGGCCGTATGAAGATGACGGACGAGTTCCCGCCCGAAGTGCCGTCGTACGTCAACGTGTACTTCACGGTCGACGACTGCGACGACGCCGTGGCCCGGGCCACCAAGCTCGGCGGTGTCCTGCGCTTCGGCCCGATGGACACTCCGTTCGGACGGTTCGCGGCGATCAGCGACCCGCAGGGCGCGAGCTTCTCCGTGATCGACGTCACCACCACCGCGGGCGACATGCCGCAGACCGCGGACGTCTCCTAG